The Gossypium hirsutum isolate 1008001.06 chromosome D02, Gossypium_hirsutum_v2.1, whole genome shotgun sequence region tTTAGTATAATTTACCCAATAAATATATAAGTCTGGCCCCAATGGCCCCAAATTCTGCTTGTCCAAGGATAATCCATTACTAGGCCTTACAAAATAGTTCAAAGAAAAAATCTAATCCAATGATTACCTTACATTATCCTCTTCATTGTCTACTAATTTTTTCCTTTTCGTCcgttaattataaaatattacaaaataatcatttaaatattaataatttttttaaaataatttaattataaaaaattataaaattattacttaactattttttttcttttttatcaccaATAactaatgataataatttttaaaattatcattataacaattttaatcatcgatatttataaattatatcgATTTAATAACACGTCACGTTACATGGTGTGTGTCCTAAGTCCAACTACTGCATCAATGTAATTAAAACATGAGCTGAGTAGCTCGTGACAGCCATCCCCAAACCACcaaattatttgtcaaatcaacTCCCATCTGCTATTCAAAATTTTGggtctaaatttttattttttaaggaaaaaaacctaaaaaaagaaataggtaaatctcaattttattaaaaataagatGGAAACCACCATATGATGGATAGAAAAGGTGAATATTTACGGTGTTGTGTGTTAATTTTCAGAAAATgctattttaaaatgaataatccGTGATCAAGTTAGAGTATAGATTGCAGGATTTTTAAGAAATATTGAATGTTGTTTAGTGCTTATGGTTGAGCTCTGGGGTATACTTGATGGTCTCCAATTAGCATGAAATTTAAGCTTGAAAAAAGTGATTCTTGAGATAGACAATATAGAAGCTATTCAAGCAATTCAAGAAGTTAGAAAGGAACAACATAATTCTTCGGTGATCTATAGCATTAAGGAGCTTATCCAGCATGACTGGACAATTTGCTTAATATATGTTTTCAGAAAAACCAACAAGGTAACAGATGATTTAGCAAAAATGACATTCTCAATACCTTTGGGCAAGTCTATATTCACGCAACCCCCGACTTTACATGATTTATATAATGTAGAGTGGTCTTGTTTTAGTTTGTTTTGGTTTAATCcctcttttataaaaaaatattaaatattaaattaattagattgagttatttaatttaaaaaaaatatttatcattaaggaaaaaaaaaactagcaATAAAACAAATGAAGGTGATAAAAGTCTAAATAAGAAGGATTGTCCAATGTAATAACAAATGAAGATTATATATAAGTCTCACAGTTAATCCCGCCTCAATTAGGATTTAcctttttaacttttcatttaatCCCAGAATTAtctttttaacttttcatttaatCCCATCCCAATTAggatttatcttttttattttttcatttaatccCTCTTTGCTACTATTTCCTCTCTCATTCAGGTTTGGAATCCTACTTAAGCACTTACTTAAGACACAAGTTTTACCATCCAATTAGgatataaattatgaaataaatacctaaaattttattggaaaaaatttaaccatattcggaaaatttttaaaaattaattatgaatataattaataattacggaagtaatattaaaataaataaattctagaGGTAAtagtaaaaaactaattaaaattaattattaatggtCAAAAATAgttaatgtaatattttaatatactCAAATTATGACctgttttatattaaataaaatataatccatcctttaatctttaatttttaaatttcagcaTCTTTTTCCCACTCAATTCaagtaataatataattatttttgttagaattattatattttataaatatacttttatttaattatacataTGCTATTTTATAAGGTTCagattaaataagaaaataaatatctGTGTTCACAATTTTTTGACATGTGGTTCTCTGCATTTACaacacttaattttaatttggtggAACCTGGGATGCCAAGTTATCTGATCCCCTCTTGGGGAACCTCATCATACTGAGAAGTAGTCTTAGTCTCTGTTGCTTCAGACATCTTTAGGGACAGAATTCCCTCTTGCTCTCTTAGGAACATAAAACTGAATATAACATGCATACGTAGatacaaaatacatatatatatataaattccaCCCCAACAGACATAGTTGGTGCAGTTATTCCTTGCATAGTGCACTCAATATTTTGAGGTTATTAGTTAAGTCAATATTCGCGAACCTGCTTCTGGCAATGGTAGCGCTTCCGAGAGCAATCAGCTGAACAAGAGTTGCAATGGTAATCAGCAGATGGTCCCTCAAGTCTCAACAAATCATCAAGAACTGCAGACTCTGGAAGAAACCCAGATGGCATGCATGGAGTTGAAAGGTTAGCTTTGGGAACAACTGATTGGCGTGATTCAATCACCTCAAAGTGAAACAAATTTTCAAGCAAAGAATCCTATCCCGTCACCATCATCACCAGCACTGACCACCGCAGAATCAACTGGATGAAAGTTAATCAAACCCCAGTAGTCCAAGAACCCCAATACTTCCTGCTTTGCATCCAAGTCGCCTACTTCAGTATCTGGCACTCAATTTGTACACTCGGATTTGCATGAAATTTCTTCATAATCTTATTACGTAAAAATTTGACCTTTgaattatggaaaaaaaaaaaccctacaGCTAGACGATGGTTGAATGAACAAACTCCGGTCTTATGTTATTTCATATTTTCAAATAGTAATCCGTCTTGAAAAATTCATGTAATATTTTTATGACATATTATTAAGCAAATTCTCTAACCGAGAAGTAACAATATTTACATCCGATTATGTATGTAATTTATCCTTTTCTTATTAACTACTAATATGTAATTCATTTATTACAATGATAATTTCAATAACATTGCTTTTATGTTTCTAAACAAATGAGACTAAAGAGAGCAAAATGTTTCATCCTATGGTTTGAACTAGTCCGTATAATGCTAGGGGAGGCAGCAACATTTGATTTGTCTCGTTCCACTTAGATTCAAAAATATTCTCACTCTTGAGCTTCATAAAACATTGAAGCGTGAGTAGACTGTCCGACCCGGCTTGATGACTTGATCCGGTAATACGAGCCACGTTTAATGTTTGAGCTATTTTCTCTAAACCGCCTAGCAGTCCCAAGAACTTGAAGGTGTATTTGAGGTCGAAAATGTTGTAGCCAAAGAAATAAGCCAATTGATGCATGAACGAGTGAAGATGCAAAGGCAGTGGACTTTGAGTAAGAATCTTTAGCATGAATCCGAAGTCATAAGTGCCGTGAAAAGTAATCCAAGTAATACTTTTCAGACCATAGCAGTTGAAAAGCAAGCCGTAATCCCAAAACTTCTTTGCAAAATCTTTAGAATCAATCCCTTTCTCTTTATTCTTCTCAAAATCTATCCCTTGACGTTTGAGTAGCTCGATCGAATCGCTAGCATAGCAGTCTCGATTGATATCGAAATCTCTAAAATTAAATTCCCAAACGTAAGAAAAGGGAGAATCAAAGTTCGGTAAATTACCTTGAGCATCTGAAAGACTCAAGCCGAGCTGAATAACTTGAAGTGCGTCAACATTCAACTTCATATAATGGTAATTGATAATCGGATTGCCTTCACGGATCACTTGCTTATTGGGTTTAAATATCGTCCCCGGAAATTCAGTATCTATAGATACAAAAGGATACCTCAGAATTGCTGTCTTAATCATCAAAAGT contains the following coding sequences:
- the LOC107907711 gene encoding probable CCR4-associated factor 1 homolog 11, translating into MSISSNKSVVVRQVFAEDLDSELLMIKTAILRYPFVSIDTEFPGTIFKPNKQVIREGNPIINYHYMKLNVDALQVIQLGLSLSDAQDCYASDSIELLKRQGIDFEKNKEKGIDSKDFAKKFWDYGLLFNCYGLKSITWITFHGTYDFGFMLKILTQSPLPLHLHSFMHQLAYFFGYNIFDLKYTFKFLGLLGGLEKIAQTLNVARITGSSHQAGSDSLLTLQCFMKLKSENIFESKWNETNQMLLPPLALYGLVQTIG